The genomic segment CCGCGTCGTGCACATTCAGTGCAATCAGCCGGCTCTTCATGGGGCCGAACTTCTCGCGCAACTCGGACACCCACGCCGGAAAAAACGTAAACGCCAGCGTGTGCGGCACCGCAAATTCCACGACGTCTTGGGCGGCAGTCGTATGCCCGCGCAGCATGGCGCGGGTGCTTTGCAGGGCTTGCAGCACCTCCAGGGACTGGTCGTAGAGCGTTTCACCCGCCGGTGTCAGCCGGGTCGGGTAGCTGCTGCGGTCCACCAGATCGGTGCCTGCCCACGCTTCTAGAGACTGAATGCGACGAGAGAACGCGGGTTGGGTGACGTGGCGCAGTTGCGCAGAGCGGCTGAAACTCCGGGTTTCAGCCAGAGACACGAAGTCTTCGAGCCATTTGGTTTCCATGGGCGCGCATTATGCGTGAAACGCATGGATTCACCATTGACCCGGCAAACCGGCCCTACAAGTTGCCGGATTTACAGGTCCGCAAGATAGAGCGCAGGCTCGCCTTCGGCATCGCTGGTGAAAAGTACCTGCCGCTCATCCGGCGTAAACGATGGATGGGGATGAGTGACCTGCCGGTTACCGAGGTACACGCGCCACGAGCTGTCGTGCCGCGCAAGCTTGCGGGTATGGCCGGCCTTGAGGTCGAACACATACAGATAGGGGTCGTTCTGGACCTTGTGGGACGAGCTGTCTGACACATCCACCGGGGTGCCAGACCCGTCACCCACTACCAAGCTGCCATCCGCGTTGCTCATCAAATGGGAGCACGGCGGCATGGTTGTGAGCACCCGGGTTTGCAGGGTGACCGGATCCAACGAGCACATGGCACGTTCGGTGCGCCCTTTGAAGTAAGACACGAAAACCATCGCCGAGCCGTCCGGCACCCAGAACTCATGGGTGCAACTCTCGGCCGGCTCATGCTCCTTGCCGCAGCGCAGGTTGGTGCCGTCTTCATTGACAAACCACATGCGCGCATCGATCAGATCATGGGTACCTTCATGGCAAAAAGCAACGGTGTTGTCATCAAAGGGGCGGTACTGGGGGTGGCCCAGCCAGAGTTTTTCTTCGTGAATTACGGTCCGCGCTCCAGTCGCCAGATCGATACGGATCAAGCGGCAACGCGGCTTGGAATGAAACATCTCGCCGAACTTTTTCCAGTCGGTCAGGGGGAACCAGTCGGTACCCAGTATCTCGATACCGACCATCTTGGTGCACGCACTATTGGCGACCCAAGTGCCATAGCCCACCCAATCAGAAGGGACGATGTAGACACACTCCTCTTTCAAGGTGGCGAGCTCCAGGCGGATCAGCTCCCGCTCGGCGCGTACAAAGTACAAAAATCGATCGTCCGGGCTCAAAAAGCCACCGAAGGTGTTCTCCCCCGGCTGATCGGTCAATTGGGTCGCGACACGGGTTTGCAAGTCCAGCAGGTGATAGTGCCATTCACTCCCAGACCGCGCACCAAACACCAGTCGGTTCCCGTCATTGCTAAAACACTTTTGGTAGAAATAAGTGCGATGGCAGGCGGTGTCCAAGGGGCTTAGCCGTGTGACACGAGCACCGGTATCCGGGTCTGTTTTGAAGGTGAATTCAAACTGTCTGGTACTTGCTTTACTCATGAGCGGTCCGGGTTTACTTTCTTACTTGATACGTTGCAACAAGGCGTTGCCCTCTTCCACCAGGCGCTTGGCGGCTTCTAGCTCCGTGGTCTTGCCGTAGGCCACTGTCTCGAAGACTTCGCGGATGAACTTGTTGAAACGGGCGTTCTCAAACAAAGGCGAAGGCATATCGATCTTGCCGCTGTCTTTTTGCTTTTTGATTTGCAAGAAGGCCTTGAGCTCAGCGCCCTGCAAAGCGTCGGTCCGCACAATGGCTCGGAATTGGCTGTCTGCAGATGGCACTCCGCGGGTGATACCGAGGATGGCGATCGCCTCTGGGTCAGTCACCATGAAGTTCAGGAACTTGGCGGCCATCTCGGGGTTCTTGGTCTTTTTACCCACCGCAAACATCAGGGACGGGCGACCGAACATGCCGGAGTTTTTCGCGTTGGGCAGGGTCAAGAATTCACCTACATCCAGCTTCTGGTCTTTGTTCAGGGTGCTTGCGCGCAAACCGATGACGCTGTCCCAGGTGTAGTTACCGGCCCAGTTGCCGCTCACCCAGTCTTGCTGCTGCTCGGTCGGCTTCTCAGCGCCGCCCAAGGAGGCGCGCACCGGCAGTGGCACCGCCACATTGTTGGCCGCCAGCTTTTTGTAGGTTTGCACCCACTCGAGGGCAGCAGCCTCAGACATGGCGACCTTGGGCTGCGATGGATGCACATAGGGAGTGCCGTGCTTTTGCATGATGTAGGTCTGCGACAGCAAAATCATGTCGTAGAGCTCGCCATCAATGGCGTAGGCCTTGTCGCCAAACTTTTGCTTGAACACCGGCCCGGCGGCAAACAAATCTTCCCAGGTTGCGGGCATCTTCAGGCCTGCACGCTCGTAGGCTGCGCGGTTCCATAGCATGATGCGCGCGGTGTACGACACCGGCAAGGCATTGAGCTTTTTGTTGATAACGCCGGTCTGCAAGTCGGCCTCGGAAAACTGGTTCAAGCCGATCAAGGCCTTGTGCTTGTTGAGGTCCAGGAATCCGTCGCCGGTCTTGGAGAAGGTGGAGAGCCAAGCCCAGTTGATCTGCATGATGTCCGGCTCGGTGCCACCGGCGTACTGGGTCGACAAGCGCTCCAGGTAGCCGTTGAAACCCATGTACTCGGCCTTGATTTTCACGCCGGGGTTTTTTGCCTCGAAGGCGGCGATGGCTTTCAGTGTGGCGTCGTGCCGGGCACCACCACCCCACCAGGAAAAGCGCAGAGTCGTAGTCTCTTGGGCGCTTGCCGCCATGGCGATTGAAAGCGCAGCACCTGCCAACAAAATAGAACGTCGTTTCATGGTTGTCTCCTCATTGATTTTTTGATGTCACAAGAACAAGTTCAGCCCGGTGTCCATGTCAAATGCATGGCACGCATCCATCTGGATACCAAAAGCATGGCGGTCCCCGCGGGTTTTGCCCGCCAAGTCGCGGAGTTGGTCCGCGGGGACACGGGCCGTCAGCGGTATCTCGCCCAAGGTGAAGTGCACAAACACCTCACTGCCCATGTGCTCCATGAAGCGCAAGGTCCCGTCCACCATGTGCACCGCGGATTCGCTGTGTCCACCTGCGGTGATGTGTTCCGGGCGGATACCGAACTTCACTTGGGTCTGTGACTTCAAGCGCTCCATGTGCTTTTGTGGTGCTGGCAGCGTGACCCCGCCGATGGACAGTTGAGCCCCCTGGTTCGTCACCGCTGCGGGGATGATGTTCATCTCCGGCGAACCGATGAACCCGGCGACAAACACATTGGCGGGCCGGTCGTAGAGTGCGGTGGGCGTATCGACTTGCTGGATTTCGCCATCCTTGAGCACACAGATGCGTTCACCCATGGTCATGGCTTCCACTTGGTCATGGGTGACATAGACCACCGTGGACGGACGCCCTTGCTCCCGCAAGGTGCGATGCAGTTCGGTCAGGCGCACCCGCATCGATGCGCGCAACTTGGCGTCGAGGTTGGACAGCGGCTCGTCGAACAAGAACACCTCCGGGCGCTTCACGATGGCGCGGCCCACCGCCACCCGTTGTGCCTGTCCACCTGACAATTGTTTGGGGAAGCGGTCCAGCAGATGGTCCATCTCCAACAGCTTGGCGGCTTCACGCACCCGCGCATCGATCTCGGCCTTGGGCGTGCCTGCAAGTTTCAAGCCG from the Rhodoferax potami genome contains:
- a CDS encoding ABC transporter ATP-binding protein; this encodes MAQLQLKKIEKTYPNGFKAVHGVDLQIRDGEFMVFVGPSGCAKSTILRMIAGLESISGGELLIGNQVVNSLPPKQRGIAMVFQNYALYPHMKVYDNLAFGLKLAGTPKAEIDARVREAAKLLEMDHLLDRFPKQLSGGQAQRVAVGRAIVKRPEVFLFDEPLSNLDAKLRASMRVRLTELHRTLREQGRPSTVVYVTHDQVEAMTMGERICVLKDGEIQQVDTPTALYDRPANVFVAGFIGSPEMNIIPAAVTNQGAQLSIGGVTLPAPQKHMERLKSQTQVKFGIRPEHITAGGHSESAVHMVDGTLRFMEHMGSEVFVHFTLGEIPLTARVPADQLRDLAGKTRGDRHAFGIQMDACHAFDMDTGLNLFL
- a CDS encoding ABC transporter substrate-binding protein; the protein is MKRRSILLAGAALSIAMAASAQETTTLRFSWWGGGARHDATLKAIAAFEAKNPGVKIKAEYMGFNGYLERLSTQYAGGTEPDIMQINWAWLSTFSKTGDGFLDLNKHKALIGLNQFSEADLQTGVINKKLNALPVSYTARIMLWNRAAYERAGLKMPATWEDLFAAGPVFKQKFGDKAYAIDGELYDMILLSQTYIMQKHGTPYVHPSQPKVAMSEAAALEWVQTYKKLAANNVAVPLPVRASLGGAEKPTEQQQDWVSGNWAGNYTWDSVIGLRASTLNKDQKLDVGEFLTLPNAKNSGMFGRPSLMFAVGKKTKNPEMAAKFLNFMVTDPEAIAILGITRGVPSADSQFRAIVRTDALQGAELKAFLQIKKQKDSGKIDMPSPLFENARFNKFIREVFETVAYGKTTELEAAKRLVEEGNALLQRIK
- a CDS encoding oligogalacturonate lyase family protein; translation: MSKASTRQFEFTFKTDPDTGARVTRLSPLDTACHRTYFYQKCFSNDGNRLVFGARSGSEWHYHLLDLQTRVATQLTDQPGENTFGGFLSPDDRFLYFVRAERELIRLELATLKEECVYIVPSDWVGYGTWVANSACTKMVGIEILGTDWFPLTDWKKFGEMFHSKPRCRLIRIDLATGARTVIHEEKLWLGHPQYRPFDDNTVAFCHEGTHDLIDARMWFVNEDGTNLRCGKEHEPAESCTHEFWVPDGSAMVFVSYFKGRTERAMCSLDPVTLQTRVLTTMPPCSHLMSNADGSLVVGDGSGTPVDVSDSSSHKVQNDPYLYVFDLKAGHTRKLARHDSSWRVYLGNRQVTHPHPSFTPDERQVLFTSDAEGEPALYLADL